In Mytilus galloprovincialis chromosome 1, xbMytGall1.hap1.1, whole genome shotgun sequence, the following are encoded in one genomic region:
- the LOC143062515 gene encoding dolichyl-diphosphooligosaccharide--protein glycosyltransferase subunit 1-like: protein MNRPFLYLTLLGFALIVRCNVNKDTINPSVVITKVERKVDISSHLVKSASSLTVENTGKSGIKSFLYAIEPSLQKYLSFIGASIKDDDNKLTVSKTAVDGHGDKEFWRINLPSSLAAGKSLQVDVDSVYAHALSPFPTKIKQSEKQLVVFTGNIFLYSPYKITSQTTTVNLASSSIESYSKSPKPVSQSEKTVTYGPYEAREPFTEAELRVHAENNNPFLTVTHLERVIELSHWGNIAVEENIQMRHSGADLNGPFSRYDYQRTQDAGASIKSFKTVLPSSAKDVYYRDEIGNISTSHLKELDDMVEVELRPRFPLFGGWKTQYLLGYNVPSYQYLYNQGNQYALKMRFVDHIFDDVVIDEMTVKIILPEGAKNTKLVTPFSVKKDKNTLHYTYLDTVGRPVIVAHKTNLVDAHIQDFELWYTFDKYLLLQEPLLVVGAFYLLFLCVIIYVRLDFSITKDEAKESKMRVASILEEVQSLQDKRSALYQSFDDAVNKFKSTKDATNFTNSRKKIDGDYKLLTQQIQGLQSQLKNEGADAAEKVGELQRLDTQHKDLIAVAIQYSEKLVNNKMTRQAYIDQEKANNTKREELLQKMESVRASL from the exons ATGAATCGTCCATTTTTGTATCTGACTCTGTTAGGCTTTGCCTTAATTGTTCGATGCAATGTCAACAAGGACACCATCAATCCATCCGTCGTGATTACTAAGGTTGAAAGGAAGGTTGACATATCATCTCATTTAGTGAAGTCGGCGTCATCACTGACAGTTGAAAATACTGGAAAGTCAGGCATCAAATCGTTTCTATATGCGATCGAACCATCCTTGCAAAAATATCTGTCATTCATTGGAGCTTCG ATTAAAGATGATGACAATAAGCTGACAGTTTCCAAGACTGCTGTTGATGGTCATGG TGACAAAGAGTTTTGGAGAATCAACTTGCCGTCTAGCCTTGCAGCAGGGAAATCATTACAAGTAGATGTAGACAGTGTTTATGCTCATGCTCTGTCACCATTCCCAACTAAGATTAAACAGTCTGAGAAACAATTGGTAGTGTTTACTGGCAATATATTCCTGTATTCACCATACAAGATAACCAGTCAGACCACCACTGTTAACTTAGCTTCATCATCTATTGAATCCTACAGCAAATCACCAAAACCAGTCTCACAGAGTGAAAAAACTGTAACATATGGACCTTATGAAGCCAGGGAGCCATTTACAGAG gCTGAATTGAGAGTTCATGCAGAGAACAATAATCCATTTTTGACTGTCACACATTTAGAACGTGTGATTGAATTATCTCACTGGGGAAATATTGCTGTAGAGGAGAACATACAGATGAGACATTCTGGAGCTGATCTCAATGGACCTTTCTCTAGATATGATTATCAAAGGACACAAGATGCAGGAGCATCTATTAAATCATTCAAG ACTGTGTTACCATCATCAGCCAAAGATGTTTACTATAGAGATGAGATTGGAAACATTTCTACCAGTCATCTGAAGGAACTCGACGATATGGTGGAGGTCGAACTCCGTCCAAGATTTCCCCTGTTTGGAGGATGGAAAACTCAGTATCTGTTGGGATACAATGTTCCAAGTTATCAGTATTTATATAATCAAG GAAACCAATATGCTTTAAAGATGAGATTTGTTGACCATATATTTGATGATGTTGTTATTGATGAAATGACAGTCAAGATAATTCTACCTGAAGGTGCAAA GAACACCAAGCTAGTCACCCCCTTCAGTGTAAAGAAAGATAAGAATACCCTCCATTATACATACTTAGATACTGTTGGTAGACCAGTGATTGTAGCTCATAAAACTAATCTGGTTGACGCTCATATTCAAGATTTTGAG CTGTGGTACACCTTTGACAAGTATTTACTACTACAAGAGCCTTTACTGGTGGTCGGAGCCTTCTACTTACTGTTCCTATGTGTTATTATATATGTCAGACTGGACTTCTCTATTACAAAG GATGAAGCCAAAGAGAGTAAGATGAGAGTAGCCAGTATCCTAGAGGAAGTTCAGAGTCTACAAGACAAGAGAAGTGCTCTCTACCAAAGTTTCGATGATGCTGTAAACAAGTTTAAATCTACGAAGGATGCTACTAACTTCACGAACAGCAGGAAGAAGATTGATGGTGATTACAAACTGCTGACTCAGCAAATACAAGGTCTACAATCCCAACTGAAAAATGAGGGAGCTGATGCTGCTGAAAAG GTTGGTGAGCTACAACGTCTAGACACCCAACACAAAGATCTTATAGCTGTTGCTATACAATATTCTGAGAAACTTGTCAACAACAAGATGACAAGACAAGCTTATATTGACCAGGAGAAAGCTAATAATACCAAACGGGAGGAACTACTTCAGAAAATGGAATCTGTTAGAGCTAGTTTATAA